A stretch of the Malus domestica chromosome 08, GDT2T_hap1 genome encodes the following:
- the LOC139198039 gene encoding uncharacterized protein: MAEDTQQWAVEQPQSRSAFEIPNGSPYVTAQIEKMEKRLEAKFDMLLQRMPGSQVAVQQPLQAACSICNLTNHDFLSCPHKDAYPEFTAEQVNSFNNFQRPRYDPYSNFYNPGWRDHPNLRWDKEQHTRPQFQQQVQQPAAPKAAWEVAIEKLANTTTQEIQNLHAAVKNIEKQMGQIALQVSERAPGTFPSQTVPNPRGREECNAIRTLRSGKSYNNKHENSVGNSQAAELPQTKSAIIEDSEISADSGQSQDRSENTVEASTKTAERVYEPPMPYPERLRPKAKDQQLADFMKTLAKVQINLPLIDAIKNIPSYAKFLKDVCTKKKKLVDFEKVILTEQCSAVLLHKLPPKKKDPGSFTISCTIGNCDFSSALIDLGASVNLMPYSVFKRVGEGELKPTSSIIQLADRSITYPRGVIEDVIVKVDNLYLPADFMVLDMDEDLTTPIILGRPFLATARTLIDVEAGTLTFRVENQTVVFKLFEASIHSGDKQECMRVDALDGLPSAKFMNRSSTDHLSIKPPNLTPDFTSPKPQQQRVLHEDQPMNTLKKHENLPSSPNFKKIQPGKEVWLLSSDFKSFPGKQESRWKGPFLVTKVFQNGNVNIKTKGTDFSLKVTKHQLKPCIEKFGVGESLTLKAPMI, translated from the coding sequence atggcTGAAGATACTCAGCAGTGGGCAGTGGAGCAACCACAATCTAGGTCAGCTTTTGAGATACCAAATGGTTCTCCATATGTTAcagcacaaattgaaaaaatggagaaaaggctagaagcaaaatttgacatgttattaCAGAGAATGCCAGGTTCACAGGTTGCTGTACAGCAGCCTTTACAAGCTGCCTGCAGCATTTGCAACTTgacaaatcatgattttttgagCTGTCCACATAAAGATGCTTATCCGGAATTTACAGCAGAGCAGGTTAATTCATTTAACAATTTCCAGCGTCCCCGATATGACCCGTATTCTAATTTCTACAacccaggttggagagatcatcctaatTTAAGGTGGGACAAGGAACAGCACACTAGGCCTCAATTTCAACAGCAGGTACAGCAACCTGCTGCACCTAAGGCTGCTTGGGAagttgcaattgaaaaattggcaaatactaccactcaagaaattcaaaatctacATGCAGCAGTGAAAAACATCGAAAAACAGATGGGGCAGATTGCTTTACAGGTTTCAGAAAGAGCTCCGGGTACATTTCCTAGTCAAACAGTACCTAATCCAAGAGGACGAGAAGAATGCAATGCTATACGGACTCTACGGTCTGGCAAAAGTTACAACaacaaacatgaaaattctgTTGGGAATTCACAGGCAGCAGAACTACCCCAAACTAAATCTGCAATTATTGAAGATTCTGAAATTTCTGCAGATTCTGGGCAGTCCCAAGACAGATCCGAAAATACTGTAGAAGCTTCCACAAAAACTGCAGAACGTGTTTACGAACCCCCTATGCCGTATCCAGAAAGGTTGAGACCTAAAGCTAAAGATCAACAGTTAGCagattttatgaaaactttggcTAAAGTTCAAATTAATCTGCCGTTAATTGATGCCATCAAGAACATTCCGtcttatgccaagtttttgaaggatgtttgcacaaagaaaaagaagcttgttgattttgagaaagtgaTTCTTACAGAACAATGCAGTGCGGTCTTATTACATAAATTGCCTCCAAAGAAAaaagatccagggagttttacTATCTCTTGCACCATTGGAAATTGTGATTTTAGtagtgctttaattgatttaggtgctagtGTAAACTtaatgccatattctgttttcaAACGTGTAGGTGAAGGAGAGCTGAAGCCAACCTCCAGTATTATTCAATTGGCTGACCGTTCAATTACCTACCCTAGAGgagtcattgaagatgttattgtGAAGGTTGACAATTTATATTTACCAGCTGATTTTATGGTGTTGGACATGGATGAGGATTTGACAacgcccattattttgggccgcCCATTTCTGGCAACAGCCCGAACTCTTATTGATGTTGAAGCCGGAACATTAACATTCCGAGTTGAAAATCAAACTGTTGTTTTCAAGTTATTTGAAGCAAGCATACATTCAGGTGACAAGCAAGAATGCATGCGTGTTGATGCATTGGATGGTTTACCAAGTGCCAAGTTTATGAACAGATCATCAACTGACCATCTGTCCATAAAGCCCCCGAATTTAACTCCTGATTTTACAAGTCCTAAACCACAGCAGCAAAGGGTGCTACATGAAGACCAGCCAATGAACACAttgaaaaaacatgaaaatttgccaagcagcccaaattttaagaaaatacaGCCTGGTAAAGAAGTGTGGTTATTAAGTTCAGATTTCAAGTCATTTCCAGGGAAACAAGAGTCTAGATGGAAAGGCCCTTTTCTGGTTACTAAAGTTTTTCAGAATGGTAATGTGAACATTAAGACTAAGGGCACAGATTTCTCATTGAAGGTGACCAAACATCAACTAAAACCATGCATAGAGAAATTTGGTGTAGGCGAGTCTTTGACTCTAAAGGCACCAATGATCTAG